TAAGGGCTTGTCCACTTTTAATCTGTTCAATAAATAGTGGTATAACTGATCCGCGCGAGGCCATCACATTTCCATATCTTGTCCCACATATCACGGTCCTTTCAAACGGAACAGTTTTTGATTTGGCTACAAACACTTTTTCCATCATTGCCTTAGATATTCCCATTGCATTAATAGGATACGCAGCTTTATCAGTAGATAAGCATATAACTTTTTTTACTTCACATTCAATGGCAGCATTAAGTACATTGTCTGTACCAAGAATATTAGTTTTCACTGCTTCCAGTGGAAAAAACTCACACGAAGGAACTTGTTTTAATGCAGCAGCATGAAAAATATAATCAACATTATACATAGCATTTTTCACACTACCAATATCCCTTATGTCTCCTATATAGAACTTTAGCTTATCGCTCTTATATTGCTTACGCATATCATCTTGTTTTTTTTCATCCCTAGAAAAAATTCTGATCTCTTTAACTTCTGATTCCAAGAACCTTCTCATTACGGCATGCCCAAATGATCCGGTCCCCCCTGTTATTAGTAGAGTCTTGTTTTTAAGCACCGCTAACACCCTTTCTATTTAAAATGGCGAATGATTACATCATAGGTATGTTTAGACGTGTAGTTATTTTCCAAGTATACCCTTGCATTATTCCCCATATCTTCTCTGACTTTATCATCTATAAGTGTCTTTACGTTCTTGTTAAAAGCAAGAATATCCCCACTTTCACACCAAAATCCAAACTTCCCTTCTTCAATCGCTGACCTAAGATCTGTATTAGTGTCTGTTGCAGCTAGTACAGGCATTGAAGCCTGCATATAACCTAGTAATCGGGATGGGAAATTAGGTATTGTAAAGCGTCTGTCTAAAAATATTAGCCCTACATCGCATGATTGAACCAAAAGATTGTATTCTTGTCTAGGCAAGTACTCAATCAATTTTGCATTCGTCGGATTGTTCATATCAAAATATCGTTTAATCTTACTATACTCTGTTCCAGATCCCGCAATAATAAAATAAGCCTTGTCATTGAATTTATTTGAATCCAGGCACTGAATTAAAAAATCTATTCCTTGCGGTTTTCCAAGATTGCCTCCATAAATATACACTACTTTCGTTAATGGAATATTATACTTCAATCGCGCAGCTTTAATGGAAGATTCATCTTTTAATACTTCACTTGGCATTATACTATTAGGGCATACTTCAATTTTATTTGGATTAATATCTGGATTATTGTTTATAATATACTCAACATTTGCTTTTGACATACACCCTATATAATCCGAGATCTGGTATAGTTTTCTTTCTTTAGATCTAAAGTATTTATACAATAAACCATTCTTCCGCATATAATTCAAATCAACCGCATTTTGTGGGAAAATATCCTTCAACAATAAGTATGCTTTTGCCCCATCTCTCTTTTTTACATACTCAACCACTTTTTCAAATGTAATAGGAGGCGTAGAATAAATTACTAAATCGAACCGAATTGAGTTTAAGTGTTTTTTTATTGCCTTGATAAATAATGATTCAATGAGTAAAGTTGATATACCTTTCTCAAAAATATTAGTCTTTGTTAAATTACCCGTCTTCACCCTCAAAATGTGAATACCCTCTTCGATTCTGTAATCTGTTGCTTTATTCTCTTTTCTTTCGGTCGGGTTTACGATATACACCCGGTGATGACGGTCTCTGAATTGTTTAAGCAGATCCGTATAAATTCCTTGTTCTCTAATGCTAGTGATCTTACCAATTGTCAGAAACAATACATTCATAATTTCACCCTATAGTATAAAATAAATAACCCTTTTAAACCAATTATCATTTATTTCCTTCACAGCTGTTCTTCTAGTATCAATTGTATTTCAAGCCTTTCTTCGGGATATTCCTCTATTAGCTTATTGTACAACTCATCATTTTTCTCACCAATCTTATAAAGTGATGCTAAATACCATCTTGCAATTTCTCGGTTAATATAATTCTCAAAAAAATTGGACACCCTTACTTCTTTCAATACTTCTATCGCTTCTGGATACCTACCGTCTAAATAAAAAACCTTTCCTAGCGTTAAACCCATTTCAAGTTTGGTATTGTAATTATATCCCCTCATAATATTTTCGGGCATTTGATTATCTTCATATAAACCCCTTAATTTACCTACATATCCCTCCACTTTATCCCAGTAATATCTTTGTTTGAGATTTTCCCCATCTCGCCTTGCATGATCTCCTAACTCTAAATGAAGTTGAATTGCGATTTTATATAGTGTTTCGTCCCAGGGAAAGTATTCGAGGTGTCCATCAATCCATTCAATAGCTTGATCATACTTACCGCTTGCAATATACAGATTGTATTGTTGATGAATCATCTGCAGATTATATCTATCTACTTTACGTACATTCTGCAGCAAATTGCTAGCTTCGTTAGCAAATTGTTCATCTTTCGTCTGTGCGTACAATTGCTGTAGCATGTTTATCTTGAATAAATTATACTCTGGATTATTTCCTTTCAACTTTAATGCTTGATCCAATGGCTTAATTATTTCATTGTAATTTTGGCTCGTTTTTGCGGTTTCAACTGATTGAGAAAACAATTGATTAGCCCGAACAGACAAGGAAGTATTTACAAAAACTACAACCGCTAATATTAACATGGTACTAGGAAAAATTAAATTAAACCTACTGATTTTATTTATATTTGCCGTTTGTAACAAATTTGAATTGTCTCTTGAGACCATGACGCCCAAACAGAAGAAAATCATAACTGATAAATAAACAAAGGACATATCAAAGTCAATTGCGCTGTGAAATAATATCGGGAGTGCGAATGAAGGAAATACCCACTGCAACCTGTTATTTTCATCTAAGGACTCTTTATAATAATTCTTAAAGAAAACAATAAATACATAACCTACCACACACATGAAAACAAGAAAACCCAATATTCCTGTTTCAATCAAATATTTCATATAAAAGGTATGGGTTTGGTTACTTGTGTAAGGGTAGCTTTGATATTGCGAATATAGTCTTGTCCAAGCCCCTCCCCCTGCTCCCAATATAGGCGAGTCTTGAATTATCTCGGTAGCATCTTTAATATAAGTTAAACGGGCATCTTCTTTAATTGCGATATTCGAAAAACCATCTAACCTCTTTTGAATATTATCCGGAAACAGTCCAGATATACTTCCAAAAGTAAAAATAATAAGCCCAACAATAATTACTCCAAAAAGCAATAGGGTTGGTATTACCCAATTTTTTCCCCATCTCACAATGAGTTCACTATTATTCTTTTCCCATTTCCTGAAAAACATGATTTGAAACGCACATATTAGACACGCAAATACTATCGAAATACCAATTAAAATAGACCAACCCTCTATGGATGACGATTGACTACTCTCGCTTTGTACTTTCTCGTGAATTAAAACTATTGGATTATAAAAAATTAAGGATGTACCAAAGGACATAAAAACATAAACCAATATTAACAGTTGCTTTTTCCATTGAAATAGAAATAGAAATAGAATCAAAATAATCCCAAAAGTTGCATATCCGCCTCTTGACAAGGTAAGTACAAACGAAAATATTAT
This DNA window, taken from Xylanibacillus composti, encodes the following:
- a CDS encoding polysaccharide biosynthesis protein → MLKNKTLLITGGTGSFGHAVMRRFLESEVKEIRIFSRDEKKQDDMRKQYKSDKLKFYIGDIRDIGSVKNAMYNVDYIFHAAALKQVPSCEFFPLEAVKTNILGTDNVLNAAIECEVKKVICLSTDKAAYPINAMGISKAMMEKVFVAKSKTVPFERTVICGTRYGNVMASRGSVIPLFIEQIKSGQALTVTNPNMTRFLMSLEEAVELVVFAFEHAQAGDIMVQKSPASTIGDLAQAIKDLFQIDNDIKIIGTRHGEKQYETLLTKEEKVVAVDMGDFYRIPADQRDLNYDKYFIEGDQKLSTVEEYNSHNTRRLSIEEIKEKLLMLDYVQAELRGWRK
- a CDS encoding glycosyltransferase family 4 protein — protein: MNVLFLTIGKITSIREQGIYTDLLKQFRDRHHRVYIVNPTERKENKATDYRIEEGIHILRVKTGNLTKTNIFEKGISTLLIESLFIKAIKKHLNSIRFDLVIYSTPPITFEKVVEYVKKRDGAKAYLLLKDIFPQNAVDLNYMRKNGLLYKYFRSKERKLYQISDYIGCMSKANVEYIINNNPDINPNKIEVCPNSIMPSEVLKDESSIKAARLKYNIPLTKVVYIYGGNLGKPQGIDFLIQCLDSNKFNDKAYFIIAGSGTEYSKIKRYFDMNNPTNAKLIEYLPRQEYNLLVQSCDVGLIFLDRRFTIPNFPSRLLGYMQASMPVLAATDTNTDLRSAIEEGKFGFWCESGDILAFNKNVKTLIDDKVREDMGNNARVYLENNYTSKHTYDVIIRHFK
- a CDS encoding O-antigen ligase family protein encodes the protein MVKGNMQEEKAHQSFLFWLILSFALAFIFIAPFYKGLFNGNSFFFERPIYTAVMWGSVALIIVSIYLFTKWKLQNHRDILAIAVWFIPICYLLSMMNATSKHLASIELYIQILCAIFFLIGAYFTSNNAVTVILRYGIVVSGYVVVIYGWMNWFGNAEYQDAVLNGRMAGVFQYPNTYAAFMTSILMISLLYLLKARKWYEIVPHALMIFPIIFSFVLTLSRGGYATFGIILILFLFLFQWKKQLLILVYVFMSFGTSLIFYNPIVLIHEKVQSESSQSSSIEGWSILIGISIVFACLICAFQIMFFRKWEKNNSELIVRWGKNWVIPTLLLFGVIIVGLIIFTFGSISGLFPDNIQKRLDGFSNIAIKEDARLTYIKDATEIIQDSPILGAGGGAWTRLYSQYQSYPYTSNQTHTFYMKYLIETGILGFLVFMCVVGYVFIVFFKNYYKESLDENNRLQWVFPSFALPILFHSAIDFDMSFVYLSVMIFFCLGVMVSRDNSNLLQTANINKISRFNLIFPSTMLILAVVVFVNTSLSVRANQLFSQSVETAKTSQNYNEIIKPLDQALKLKGNNPEYNLFKINMLQQLYAQTKDEQFANEASNLLQNVRKVDRYNLQMIHQQYNLYIASGKYDQAIEWIDGHLEYFPWDETLYKIAIQLHLELGDHARRDGENLKQRYYWDKVEGYVGKLRGLYEDNQMPENIMRGYNYNTKLEMGLTLGKVFYLDGRYPEAIEVLKEVRVSNFFENYINREIARWYLASLYKIGEKNDELYNKLIEEYPEERLEIQLILEEQL